The following proteins come from a genomic window of Malus domestica chromosome 02, GDT2T_hap1:
- the LOC103406023 gene encoding LOW QUALITY PROTEIN: DNA repair protein RAD51 homolog 3 (The sequence of the model RefSeq protein was modified relative to this genomic sequence to represent the inferred CDS: inserted 1 base in 1 codon), with the protein MEVGRLPISASQRXKLISAGYTTLVALSSLSPSDLARELKIPESEALEILKVASLDRGLDQPDKNNAIVNGEQNAWEMLHEELSFPHITTSSDDLDNILGGGINYKEVTEVGYLGIGKTQMGIQLAVNVQIPVDLGGLGGKAVYVDTEGSFMVEWALQIAEASVVEMSNYNELLKKNRDCQVEIQPTDILDNIFYFRVCTYTEQIALINYLDKFILEHKDVKIVIVDSVTLHFRQDFEEALLLLLLALRTWLLGGMALKLMNLAKKYNMAVVIFNQATTKHVEGSFHLSLALGDSWSHCCTNRVILHWNGDERNAYLDKSPSLRSASAPFSVTSEGIMNSASNHKRIKLT; encoded by the exons ATGGAAGTGGGAAGGTTACCAATCTCAGCATCACAGA GTAAACTGATATCAGCAGGTTACACCACTCTCGTtgccctctcttctctctccccctccgACCTTGCTAGAG AACTGAAAATTCCAGAGAGTGAAGCTCTTGAAATCCTGAAGGTTGCCTCACTCGATCGTGGGTTGGACCAACCAGATAAAAACAATGCTATTGTCAACG GTGAACAAAATGCTTGGGAAATGCTCCATGAAGAGCTGTCATTTCCACACATCACTACATCTTCTGATGATCTAGATAACATCCTCGGTGGGGGAATTAATTACAAAGAAGTTACTGAA GTGGGCTACCTGGGAATCGGTAAAACACAGATGGG GATTCAACTTGCCGTGAATGTGCAAATTCCAGTTGATTTGGGTGGCCTAGGTGGAAAGGCAGTATATGTCG ATACAGAAGGCAGCTTTATGGTGGAATGGGCTCTACAAATTGCTGAAGCTTCCGTAGTggaaatgtcaaattataatgagcttttgaagaaaaatcGAGATTGCCAAGTTGAAATTCAGCCCACTGATATCTTGGACAACATATTTTATTTCCGTGTCTGCACTTATACAGAGCAAATTGCCCTGATAAATTACTTAGACAAATTCATCTTGGAGCATAAGGAT GTTAAGATTGTGATTGTTGATAGTGTTACCCTTCACTTCCGCCAAGATTTTGAGgag gctttgttgttgttgttgttggctcTCAGGACTTGGTTACTTGGTGGAATGGCCTTAAAGTTGATGAACCTTGCAAAGAAATATAATATGGCG GTTGTCATATTCAATCAAGCGACCACTAAGCATGTAGAAGGTTCATTCCATTTAAGTCTTGCACTAG GTGATAGCTGGTCACATTGTTGCACCAATCGAGTCATATTGCATTGGAATGGTGATGAACGAAATGCGTACCTAGACAAGTCACCTTCTCTCCGATCAGCATCAGCTCCATTTTCCGTGACTAGTGAAGGGATCATGAACTCTGCTTCAAACCATAAGCGAATCAAATTGACGTGA